In Zingiber officinale cultivar Zhangliang chromosome 1A, Zo_v1.1, whole genome shotgun sequence, the DNA window AATTTTGAATCGATTGCGAAATCAGGTTCCGACTTTGAAATTAAGACTGTCGCCTTTGATCTGAATATGTTGCGCGTCTTTTAATCTTCCATTTCGAGTTTTTGGTTTTCGTGATGGAAGCGGAAGCGGAAGCGGCGGAGGGGGACCTAGAACGCCATTCTTCGGCCATCGAGAGTTTCCCGAGAGATTTGCTTCGTAGATTGGGCGGAACTAGAAGCTCCGGAGAGCATCCGGACCCGCCGGGCGAGGATTCTGAGGAGGTCGAGCTCAACCTCAACCTCGGTCTCTCCATCGGAGGTTGCTTCGAGTTGGATCCGGATGCGAAGAAGCTGATACGGTCGTCCTCAGTCGCCTCCTTCTCTCCGCTGCCGAGGGACCAGGAGTTTCCCGCCTTTCCACCGACGAGCCTCGTGAGGACGGGTTCCTTGCCGTCGGAggcggaggaggagaggagaaagagGAAGCAGTTGCAGGGCTTGAGGAGACTGGAAGCGAAGAGAAAAAGATTGGAGAAAAGGAATTCGATTAAATCTGGCGCTGCAAGATCTGATGAGGGGGTGGACGCAGGGAAGAGAACTCTGGCAGCACCGGTGGCCACCAATGGCCGTCTCGATCTACCAATTGGGAGCCAATTCCAAGGCGTCTTCACTATAGCTGTTCCACTACGGCTGTCGGAACAGGGTTCTCAATCCAAGGGAGCAAGGGCACAAGCCTCTGCTGGATCTCAAAGATGTAGCTCCTCCGACAACCAAACACCGGTTCGAGGTATATACTCTGCAATTGTCTAAATTTATCTTAACTAGCCATAATCAATCCTTGTCAATTTAGCTCCTGTTCAAACAACGAACTTTCAGTGTTTTCATCATCGAGCTATTTATTTGCGTTACACTACTTTGAAAGATCTCTATTGTGTTTGAAATTAACAATCTGAAAAACATTGAAGGTAATTTTTGCCGTAGCTAAAATAATGTTTATATGCGAATATGTTGGATAGCTAATGATTTCTCGTTCATCTTTAGATAGTTTTGATAATTTAGCAAGTACCATTTAACTGAATGGAGAATATAAGTATAGCTTTAAAGCTCCGTGAGGCCCATCCCAGCAGGAGCTTCTGAATTCAATATCAAGTCATTACTTCACTTTTGGAACCGATCGACAAACTATTGGAACCTAGGGTAAATAGTAAGCCTGTGTGTTTGTATATATATGATATTTGCAAACGTATAGCAACATATGAGTTTTACTTTTCATAAAAACATAAATTAGCCctagaaaaatcaaaataaatctacAATTGTTTACGGCTGGAACCAAGCTCACAAGTATTCTGAATTGCTTGTTTTTAGTCTTGTGTTTAGAAGGATATTCAGGCTCGCTTGGTTTTCATATGTTTCAACTTGGACAAATAATTGGTTTCATTTAAAATTGTTTCAATCATGGCATTAGTTGATCAATATGCAAACCATATATTGAAGGCACTTCTAATGATTAGCATGTAATAACAACACTACAAATGATCAATGCATTTTTggtagatttgcttacatgtctCTTGTGGGCAATATAATCTCTTTTAATATTTTGGTTCTTTTGATTGGTCGAGGATATTGAAACTAGTTATCAATGTTTACCAACGGTAATCAATGACGACAAATCGTAATGACATCGTGTGCTTATACTCATTGACGACAAATTGAGACCTTTTTATAGATTTGCTTACAAGAGCATTACCAACATCTGTTGTAGTATCTTGGTTCT includes these proteins:
- the LOC122016993 gene encoding ninja-family protein AFP3-like, whose protein sequence is MEAEAEAAEGDLERHSSAIESFPRDLLRRLGGTRSSGEHPDPPGEDSEEVELNLNLGLSIGGCFELDPDAKKLIRSSSVASFSPLPRDQEFPAFPPTSLVRTGSLPSEAEEERRKRKQLQGLRRLEAKRKRLEKRNSIKSGAARSDEGVDAGKRTLAAPVATNGRLDLPIGSQFQGVFTIAVPLRLSEQGSQSKGARAQASAGSQRCSSSDNQTPVRESTITSGIRSASTNEAATTLAAEGKQESSERNTVGEMPCVFTRGDGPNGRRIEGFLYKYKKGEEIRIVCVCHGNFFTPAEFVTHAGGTDVDHPLRHIVVCPPPRECL